CGTCCAGGCCGGTGGCAGCGTCGAGACGTGGCATCACTCTGGCAAACGGGTCGAGCTGGGGGAGATCCAGGCTGGCAGGTGCGTCGAGCGCGTGGAGACGCTTGATCAGGTGCGCGACATCCGCGGGCTTGCCGTAGTTCTGCTCGTCTGAGATGGACTGCCAGAACACCACGACGCGATCGTCAACGACGATGGGCTGATCAACGGACACTGCACGTACGGCCGGATAGTCGACGGACTCCAGCCAGTTCGCCACCGCGATCTCTCGCCGGTAGCCGGCAACGTCATCGGCTGTACGCGAGACGCGCGCGACGATGGCGTCGCGAAGGCGATAGACCGCATGCGAGCCGAGCCGCAGCAGCTCCGCGCCGGTCGCGTCGATCCCGACCTGAGCCGCCGCCGTTTCCAGCGTCGCTCGCGTACTTTCTTCCGTGAACTCCGCTCGGTCGGCCATGCCAGCGACGTTACCGGGCGCCCGGGTGCGGTCCGATCCGATGTGCGCCAGGTCGCGTGGCCGGTATGCGCGTACGGCCGAGTGCGTATCGCTGCTGAATTGCTCTGTATTGGATCAAGGCGCGCCTCCGGCGCGCCCGGCCCGCCACACCGCCACTGCGGGCGGCGCTGGGGCGCCGTCCTCGGACGGCGGCCGTGCCGGACGACCGGAGTCGCACCCGCTCCGCACCAGAAGCATTCAGCACGAGCAGCACCAGGCCGAGCTGCTGACCGTCCAGTTGCGCTGTGCGTACTCGGGGGTCCTCGCCGGCCCCCGAACCCCCTGGCGCCTCCGAGAAGCCCTCGACGTACACGCGGTACGTGGCACTGGTCGGCCTTCCCGTCGACGCCAAAGGCGACCAGACCGGACTGCCAGGGTCAACCGACACCCCACGATTGACCCTGGCAGTCCGGCCCGGTAGGTCTGCGACCGCCGACGGGAAGACCAACCAGCACCACTAAGAGCCGTGCCCTTTGCGTGCCCCAAGCCCAGGCCAAAGCAGGGTTGAGCAGGTCATTCGAGGCCATCAAGATCCGGACAGCAAAGTACGCCGCTCAGGACGACTGAGCAGCGAATACGTGGATGACGAGGAAGAAGGAAGGGTGGCCAGGGGCGGGGTCGAACCGCCGACCTTCCGATTTTCAGTCGGACGCTCGTACCAACTGAGCTACCTGGCCGTACGTCTCGGCCACGGGATGACCGAGCGAGCGACCCCGACCGGGCTCGAACCGGCGACCTCCGCCGTGACAGGGCGGCGCGCTAACCAACTGCGCTACGGGGCCTTGCTTCACTACCTAACGCGACCGGCTGCCGCGCCTCAACCATGGTACGACCTCGCGGTCGAGTGCTCCCAACGGGATTCGAACCCGTGCTACCGCCTTGAAAGGGCGGCGTCCTAGGCCCCTAGACGATGGGAGCGGGCCGCACCCATGGTCTCACACCGGTCGGAGCCACTCGGCACCGACCAACCGCCGGAAGCCCGCTAAGCATACAGCCGGTACGTCGACAGGCCGACGCCGAGGGGTGCGCCTACGCGGCATGATGAATGGGTGTTCGGCAACAGTGAGGCGCGGCGGCAGGCCGCGGACGCCGCCTTCGAGGTGAAGTCCGCGGCGGCGCAGGCGTTCATCTCGATGGACACGACCCAGGACCACGTCGAGGCGCAGGTGCAGTCGTTTGCGCAGCTCGACGCGGGTCCGGCTGGCGACCGGATGCGGCTGGAGCTGCGGCCGCTGCTGGCAGCGGCGGAGCAGGCGTCGACGGCTTACCTCACCGCCGTCGAGCAGCATCCGATCGAGGAGGACACCAGGGTGCCGGCGCTGCGGCAGGCCGTGCAGGTCTTCGGCCAGGTACGCGACCAGCTCGCCGCGGCCGACGGCAGTCTGCAGGCCTTCGCTGACCGGATCGCGCCGGAGATGTCGCGTTTGGACGCGGCGCTGCAGGAGCTGGCCGGTACGCGATCGCGCGCGCGGGCCGGTCTGGAGAAGGCGCGGATGGCTGTGACCGGTCTCACCGCCGCCGGTTACGCCTCGGCCGCGGTGGCGGCCAAGCTCGACCAGGCGGAGCAGCGCTGGCGGGCGGTGAGTGCTGGTCCGGCGCCGGGGCGGGACGGGCTGGCGGCCGCGGTGCGGGCGGCGAAGGACGCGGAGTCGGCGGCGGCGGCGGTCCAGTCGGCGGCGGCCGCGTACTTCGCGATGGTCGACGACACGCGCAAGCGGCTCTCCTCGACGGCGACCAGGCTCGACGCGATCAGGCAGCGGATCCCGGCCGCCGTGGACCGGCTGTCGGACCTGCGCCGGCGATACGCGCGCGGCTGCTCGGCCGACCTGGAGTACGTGCCGGACGACGTGCGCGAGGCGGTCGACGTGGCCAAGTCGGCGTTGGTGACGGCGGAGCGTACGGCCAAGCGCGGCAACTGGGAGGACGCCGCCACCGCGCTGGCCAACGCCCGCCGCAAGCTCGACAGCGCCGAGTCAGGCCTGCGCGCGGTGGACAGCCGGGTGCGCGAGATCGCCGACGTGGCGGCCAACCCGAAGCAGGGTGCCGACCAGGCCTGGTTCGAGGTGCGCGACGCGCAGAAGTTCGTGCTGGCGGCGCCGGGTGGCGCGCTGCCGGTGGAGGTGCGCGAGCTGGACGCGCTGGTCGCCCGGCTGGAGGCGGCGCCGACGATGCTCAGTGGCGTGCATCCGGACTACTGGGCCTATCTGCAGGAAATGCGGACGATCTCGGTTGCCGCCAACGGAGTGGTCGAGCGAGCCAGGCAACGGCTCGCGAAGACGCCCTGACCGTCCACTGTGGACGGACTAACTTCCGAGTACGGCCAGTGAAATCCGGACGATCTCGGCGATCAGCACCTCCTGGTCGATGGCGCCGTCGGCGATCGACCACTGGTGTACGAGCTCGTTGATCGCCCCAATGATCGCGAGCGCGCCCAACCGGTAGTCGCGGTCCGGCGCCTCGCCGCGATCGACCGCGCGCCGCGCCTCGCCGACCAGCAGGTCGACGTAGTTGTTCCGCCAGTTGAGCCGGAAGCTCTCCACCGCCGGACTGACCCCGATGACCTCGACGTAGGCCAGCCGGGCCCAGCGGGGGTCCTCGGCCATGGTGCGCACGTACGCCCGGATGGCCCGTTCGACCCGCTCGGCCATCGTGCCGTCGGCGGCGTCGGTCATCGCGATGCCGATGGCGACCGCGGCCTGCTCCAGGATGCGGCCGTAGAGCGCGATCAGCAGCGCCTCCCGGCCGGTGAACTCCTCGTAGAAGTTGCGGGTGGAAACCCCGGCGCGAGAACACAACTTCTCGATCGAACTGGACGGATAGCCGAGGGTGCTGAAAAGCTCCAGGCCGGCCTGCATGAGCCTTTCCCGCCGCTCGGCCTTGCGTACGGAGGCACGGCGTCCGCCGTAAGAGCGCTGTTTCGGCTCCTCCGTGTTCACTGATTCTGGGCTGTTCACCGGTCCAGGTTACGGTACTTGTCGGAATCGCCAAGTCATTCCGCGCATAGTTTTGCCGCCGGCTATTTCCGCGCGCTCGGCTTCTTCGGTGTTATTGCTGGTGAAGTAGCGTTTGTCGGGTCCTCGCGCGGTCCGCGACCGTCCACAAAGCACGGTCGGACGGGCGGAATTTTAAATGCGCAAAACTCGAACGTGCAGATGCGCGTGCAGCCGGCCGGCGACGTAGTGTGGACGGATATCTCAACAAAACACGGTCGGAAAGAGGCAAACCGAATGACTGGAGCGCTGCACCGGATCGTGCCGTTGCTGGACGTCCCGGAGGAGGAGCTGTCCGTACGGGACGGCTATTTCGACCTGCTCGCCGGCCAGCCCGTGCGCTCGACCAGACGCGCGCAGTCGATGTGGCTCAACGACATCGGTGCCGGGCTGTACGACATGGTGCATCCGGTCACCCGGCTGATCGCGCCGGAGAGCCGGCGAGTGCCGGAGCGGCTGGCGCTGGAATGGGGATCGACCGTGCTCGATCTCGGTTGTGGGCCGGCCAACATCACCGTCTCGCTCGCCCACGCGGTCGGTGAGCGAGGCCTGGTGGTCGGCCTGGACGTGTCGGAAAAGATGCTCGCGCGAGCGGTCCGCCGGACCGCCGAGCCGAATGTCGGTTACGTACGCGCCGATGCCGAGCGCCTGCCGTTGCGGGACGAGTCCGTCGACGCGCTCTGCTCCTCGGTTGTGCTGCAGCTGGTGGAAAACGTCGATGCGGTTGTCGACCACATCGCTCGGGTCGTACGGCCAGGTGGCCGCGTCGCGCTGTCCGCGACCGCCGCCGGCTACGGCCTGGCGCGGCGCCTGACGCCGCACGTCGGCAGCTTCGCCGGAGCGCACATGTTCGAGCCGGACGAGCTGCCCTCGCGGCTGGCCGACCGCGGCTTCACCGGCATTCGCAGCCGTACGCACGGCATGCTGCAGTTCGTGGACGCACGGAAGCGACCCGCCTGAATCATCGCCGAAACATTTCGCGCCGACAATCGAGGCGTGGAAAACGGCAGGCACTATGGCATCGGGGTCGTCGCGCCGCACGACTTCGCGCTCGACCGCGAGTTGTGGCGGTGGACGCCGGAAAACGTGTCACTTTACGTGACCCGCATTCCGTACGTCGCCGAGCCGGTGACGGTCGGAATGGCGACGACGATCAGCGAGCCCGACGTGGTGGCGCGGGCGACCCGCGACCTGCTGACCCCGCGGCCGAGTGTCGTCGCGTACGCCTGCACCTCCGGCAGTTTCGTCGCCGGGGTGACCGGTGAGCAGGCGTTGCGGCGGGTGATGCTGGCGACCGGCGGACCGGCCGCGGTGACGACGTCGAGCGCGCTCATCGACGCGTTGCAGACGCTCGGGATCCGCCGGCTCGCGGTGCTCACGCCGTATGTCGACAGCCTCACCGAGCGGCTGGTGGATTTCCTCCGCGGTTATGGCGTACGGACCACGAAAAGCGTGAGCCTGGGGATGCTGGCCGACATCTGGACGCTGCCATACCAGGACATCGTCCGCCACGTCCGCGCGCTGGACACCCCGGAGGCGGAGGCGATTTTCGTCAGCTGCACCAATGTCGCGACGTACGACATCATCGCGCCGCTGGAGCGCGAGCTGGGCAAGCCGGTGCTGTCGGCCAACCAGGTGACGATGTGGGCCGCGTTGCGAGCGGCCGGGCTGCCGGCGCCGCGCTGTGGCCAGCTGCTTTTCCAGCCAGACGTGCCATCCGCGGCCGCGCCGGCCGACGCCGGAGCGCGATCGCTGTTCCGGATCAGGGTGAGAATGCCCGACGAGACCGGAAAACTCGCGCAGCTCAGCCAGGCGGTGGCGCTGTCCGGCGGTAACATCCTGGGTTTCGCGATCCATCCGGCCGAGGACGAGTCGGTGGTCGACGAGCTGGTCGTCAGCTGCCCGGAAACGGTGGAACCAAGCGAGATCTGCGAGCTGTTGTCGGCGACGACCGGCGCGCCGGTGCACCTGGCGCCGGCCGATCCGCACGACCTCGTGGACGGTCCGACCCGCGCGCTGGAGCTCGCGGCGGCGGTCTGCGCCGGCGAGACCGGGGTCGCGGCGGCCTTCGCCGCGCTCGTCCATGCCGACGATGTCAGCTATCAAACCGCGTCGCCGCCGAATCCTGGTGCGTACGTGTTGGTGCTGCCAAGTCCCTATCAGTCCGGATGTTTCGTGGCGCGCCGGGCCTGGGCTCCGTTCACGCCGGCCGAGCAGGCGCGAGCGCGGTCGTTCGCCGGCCTGCTGGCTCAGGTACGGGACGGCGTCAGCATCTGAATCGATGCTGCCTTGACACGCGTTGTGTCGCGGTTCACAGTGAGTGCTACCGGATAGCGACAAGATTGTACGCATCGCGTACAGGGCCGAAGGGCCGGAGTGCGCATCGATCCGCGCCAGCTGCGTAACTGCCTGGGTCACTTCGCCACCGGCGTCACGGTGGTGACCTGTGGCAGTGCGGAGGACCCGCACGGCGCGACGGTCAACTCGTTCACCGCGGTGTCGATGGACCCGCCTCTGGTGCTGGTCTCGCTGGACCGACGATCGCGGTCATGCGGCCTGCTGGAGGGAAATCCCTTCACTGTCAACGTTCTGCGCGAACCGCAGGACGAGCTCGCGTTGCATTTCGCCGGTCACCCCACCAGCAAACCGGTGCGCTGGGAGAAGCCGGCCGACGGACTCGCCCCGCGGCTGGCCGGCTCCCTCGCGTACGTCGCCTGCACGCCGTGGCGCTGCTACGACGGCGGCGACCACGTGCTTTTCCTCGGTGAGGTCAAGGAGTTCGAGTTCCACGGCGGCGACCCACTGGTCTTCTATCTCGGCGCGTTCCGGCATCTGGGCGGCGCGTTCGAGGACGTGCCGTGGCTGGAATCCGCGGATCATCCCGGGCTCAGCTGGTTTTCCTGACAGGAGCTACCGTGACATCTCAAAACCAAGAGACCGACAAGCGTACGACCAGGCCGATGACCGGCGACGAATACGTCGAGAGCCTGCGCGACGGCCGGGAGGTCTGGATCTATGGCGAGCGGGTCAGGGACGTGACCACGCATCCGGCCTTCCGCAACGCCGTACGGATGACCGCTCGGCTCTACGACGCGTTG
The Fodinicola acaciae DNA segment above includes these coding regions:
- a CDS encoding phosphotransferase family protein, yielding MADRAEFTEESTRATLETAAAQVGIDATGAELLRLGSHAVYRLRDAIVARVSRTADDVAGYRREIAVANWLESVDYPAVRAVSVDQPIVVDDRVVVFWQSISDEQNYGKPADVAHLIKRLHALDAPASLDLPQLDPFARVMPRLDAATGLDEADRTYLVERLPELQKAYAGIDFVLPPGAIHGDASVGNVILNPSGQPILLDLDGFATGPREWDLVLTAMYYDSFGWHKKAEYDDFVQIYGFDIMTWPGYEALRSLREYLMVTWLTQKISEDDDFAGEVRMRIRSLRNDASRRTWKPY
- a CDS encoding TetR/AcrR family transcriptional regulator, with amino-acid sequence MNSPESVNTEEPKQRSYGGRRASVRKAERRERLMQAGLELFSTLGYPSSSIEKLCSRAGVSTRNFYEEFTGREALLIALYGRILEQAAVAIGIAMTDAADGTMAERVERAIRAYVRTMAEDPRWARLAYVEVIGVSPAVESFRLNWRNNYVDLLVGEARRAVDRGEAPDRDYRLGALAIIGAINELVHQWSIADGAIDQEVLIAEIVRISLAVLGS
- a CDS encoding methyltransferase domain-containing protein, producing the protein MTGALHRIVPLLDVPEEELSVRDGYFDLLAGQPVRSTRRAQSMWLNDIGAGLYDMVHPVTRLIAPESRRVPERLALEWGSTVLDLGCGPANITVSLAHAVGERGLVVGLDVSEKMLARAVRRTAEPNVGYVRADAERLPLRDESVDALCSSVVLQLVENVDAVVDHIARVVRPGGRVALSATAAGYGLARRLTPHVGSFAGAHMFEPDELPSRLADRGFTGIRSRTHGMLQFVDARKRPA
- a CDS encoding flavin reductase family protein — translated: MRIDPRQLRNCLGHFATGVTVVTCGSAEDPHGATVNSFTAVSMDPPLVLVSLDRRSRSCGLLEGNPFTVNVLREPQDELALHFAGHPTSKPVRWEKPADGLAPRLAGSLAYVACTPWRCYDGGDHVLFLGEVKEFEFHGGDPLVFYLGAFRHLGGAFEDVPWLESADHPGLSWFS